The sequence GACGCCGCCAGGAGGTTCTCCAGATTGTGCCCGCCGGGAAGATGCCACTCTGAAAGGGCGAAGACCGGGTCGGTCGCCCCGTCGGCACCCACCAGAGTAATCCGACCGTCCCGGATGAATGCCCCCGGCCCCGTGAAAGGATGCCGCCGGAAAAGGCGCGTCTGCGCCGGGAGCGTTGCGGCCCAGTCCGCAAGCACGGGATCGTCGCCGTTTAGAATGGCCACATCGCGCGGCTTCTGGTTTGCGAAGAGTCGCCGCTTCGACGCCGTGTAATGCTCGCTGTTGCCGTGCCAGTCGAAGTGGTCTTCGCCGAGGTTCAGGAGAACCGCCACATCCGGGCGAAACTCCTCGCAGGTGGCCAGCTGGAAGCTCGACACCTCCGCCACGACAAGGTCCCACTCTTCCCCGGCCAGCGAAGAGAGCGGCGTACCGACATTCCCTGCCACCGCGGTTCGTTGCCCGGCTGCCCGTCCCATGGCACCCAGCAGTTCCACGGTGGTGGTCTTGCCGTTCGTGCCGGTCACCGCGATCATCGGCGCGTCCAGAAACCACCAGCCCAGCTCGAGTTCGCTGCGCACCGGCAGTCCGTTTGCCCGAGCCTCGTCTAAGACGGGATTGCCGGGAGGGACACCCGGGCTTGCGATCACGAGATCCGCCCCCCGGAGCACTTCGGGACAATCCCCGCCGAGCCAGCCGTCGCCTCCGGGAATGCCTTCGCCCGAAACACCGAGTTCCGCCGCGCACCCCTGATCCGTCACGCGCACCTTTGCGCCCGCCCGCTGGAGAAGAGCGGCCGCCGCCTTTCCGCTTCGGCCATACCCGAGCACCACGACCACGGCGTTCTCCAGGCAGGGCCCTCTTGCATTCAGCAGAGTCCGCGCGATGCCCGCTTCCCCTTTCATCTCAACTTCAGCGTGGACAGCGACAGCAGCGCAAGAAGCCCCGCCACGATCCAGAATCGAACCACGACCTTGTTCTCCGCCCACCCCATCAACTCAAAGTGATGGTGAATGGGGGCCATGCGGAAGATCCGCTTCCCGCGGATCTTGAACGATGCCACCTGGAGAATCACGGAGACCGCCTCGAGCACGAAGAGACCCCCCACCATGGCCAGAATCAGCTCCATCTTGAGGAGGATGGCCACGGTTCCCAGTGCCCCTCCCAGCGCGAGTGACCCTGTGTCCCCCATGAAGACTTCCGCAGGGTGCGCGTTGTACCAGAGGAAGCCGAGCGCGGCGCCCAGCATGGACGCACAGAAGACCGCCAGTTCGCCGCTTCCCTGCAGATACGGGATCTTCAGGTATTCGGAGAACCCTGCGTGCCCGGACACATAGGACAAGCCTGCGAAGGCCAGCGCCGCAAAGACCATGACGCCGATCGCCAGTCCGTCCAGGCCGTCGGTCAGATTCACCGCATTGGATGTCCCGGCGATGACCAGAATCACAAACGGAATGTACGCCCAGCCCAGATCGATCAGCGTCTCCTTGAGGAAAGGGACCGTGGTCTGTGTCGCAAGATTCGGATCCTCCGGGTACGCCACGAGAATCGCCCCCACGATCAGTCCCAGCGAAACCTGCCCGGCAATCTTCGCACGGCCGACCAGCCCGCGAGGGTGGCCGCGAACGACCTGCAGGTAATCGTCGAGGAAGCCGATGGCACCCATCCAGAGTGTGGCAAACAGTGCAATGCGAACCTGCGGGCATCTCATGTCCGCCCAGAGAACCGTGGGAAGTACGATGGCGGCCAGAATCAGGAGACCGCCCATGGTCGGAGTCCCGGTCTTGGTCTGATGCGCCGTCGGGCCCTCGTCCCGGACGCGCTTGAGAACTCCACGGTTGCGGAGTTTCGCGATCACCCACGGCCCCAGCACCACCGATAGCGTGAACGCCGTCAGCGCCGCATAGGCAGCCCGAAAGGTAATGTACCGAAACACATTGAAGACGAAGAGCTGGTCGCGAAGCGGATAGAGAAGCTCATACAGCATGATCTTCTCCGCACCGACGCGAGATCAGCTCGTCCACGACGATCTCCAACCCCATGCCGCGTGAACCCTTGACCAGAACGGCGTCCCCCGGACCGACCCATTCGCCCAATGTCCGAGCCGCCGAGTCCGCATCCGACGCGGCGAGAATCTCCGGACGGGTGGACTTCCCGCCCTCGGCATGCGCCGCATGGAGCGCATCCCCCACGAGGATCGCGAAGTCGGGCCCCGTACTCTTCAGGTGCTCCATGAGTTCAGCGTGCAGCGAGGCGGACTCCCCGCCAAGTTCCAGCATGTCTCCGAGAACGACGGCCTTCCGTCCGACTGTTTCCAGTCCGGCGAACCAGTCGAGAGCGGCCACGGCAGACCGGGGGTTTGAGTTGTAGGAGTCGTCTACAAGCAAGGCCCCGCC is a genomic window of Gemmatimonadota bacterium containing:
- the mraY gene encoding phospho-N-acetylmuramoyl-pentapeptide-transferase, with the translated sequence MLYELLYPLRDQLFVFNVFRYITFRAAYAALTAFTLSVVLGPWVIAKLRNRGVLKRVRDEGPTAHQTKTGTPTMGGLLILAAIVLPTVLWADMRCPQVRIALFATLWMGAIGFLDDYLQVVRGHPRGLVGRAKIAGQVSLGLIVGAILVAYPEDPNLATQTTVPFLKETLIDLGWAYIPFVILVIAGTSNAVNLTDGLDGLAIGVMVFAALAFAGLSYVSGHAGFSEYLKIPYLQGSGELAVFCASMLGAALGFLWYNAHPAEVFMGDTGSLALGGALGTVAILLKMELILAMVGGLFVLEAVSVILQVASFKIRGKRIFRMAPIHHHFELMGWAENKVVVRFWIVAGLLALLSLSTLKLR
- the murD gene encoding UDP-N-acetylmuramoyl-L-alanine--D-glutamate ligase, yielding MKGEAGIARTLLNARGPCLENAVVVVLGYGRSGKAAAALLQRAGAKVRVTDQGCAAELGVSGEGIPGGDGWLGGDCPEVLRGADLVIASPGVPPGNPVLDEARANGLPVRSELELGWWFLDAPMIAVTGTNGKTTTVELLGAMGRAAGQRTAVAGNVGTPLSSLAGEEWDLVVAEVSSFQLATCEEFRPDVAVLLNLGEDHFDWHGNSEHYTASKRRLFANQKPRDVAILNGDDPVLADWAATLPAQTRLFRRHPFTGPGAFIRDGRITLVGADGATDPVFALSEWHLPGGHNLENLLAASLAARVIGLSADAISDGAREFRGLPHRMETVATLGGVEWVNDSKSTNPGSLAKALEAEVPTILIAGGVAKGCDFRSVRESVGKGARAVFLIGEDSSLLEDAFRGATDLVRSGTLEKAVAQAAALAQPGDRVLLSPGCASFDQFDHYAHRGETFRDLVRQLTGGSGRKEETYEG